One window of Magallana gigas chromosome 2, xbMagGiga1.1, whole genome shotgun sequence genomic DNA carries:
- the LOC105320994 gene encoding mesotocin receptor: MEYEEYYYELEYYNLTYWRGNWTQEEEKPYLIHYLVFDVVLLILTLVGNSTVLVVIINVAQRSRMSFYFKNLAVADLLCGIFYIVPRIVRHCNDGHFYGGSTLCKLQEYLANVGIFGSITVMVALSLDRLHLLLRPFGSQRVRGKYPILQCLLCWGTAGVVSIMGPVVFEYDPQYKDCYLDLDKTEYKIYFHTIFVVVFIIPTMILLICYSVIAVIICRVSRTDTGIESTKIPSSNRRQLSLPSSRRNSHSSGSEQREPTLSKSQTKTIKMTFLIVVAYFCCWAPYMIVTLLVIHGLIYISTPVNIFINGLLPLNSVVNPLIYVAFSSRLLKKFRKKINRRLCTTRMT, translated from the exons ATGGAATATGAAGAGTACTACTATGAGTTGGAGTATTACAATTTGACATATTGGAGGGGGAATTGGACACAAGAAGAGGAAAAGCCTTACTTA ATACATTACTTGGTGTTTGATGTGGTCCTTTTGATCCTTACTCTGGTGGGAAACAGTACTGTTCTTGTAGTGATTATCAATGTAGCTCAAAGGTCAAGGATgagtttttactttaaaaatctaGCAGTTGCAG atttacTATGTGGAATATTTTATATTGTGCCACGCATTGTAAGGCACTGTAATGATGGACATTTTTATGGAGGGAGCACACTTTGTAAACTACAAGAATATTTAGCG AATGTTGGTATTTTTGGATCCATCACAGTTATGGTTGCCTTGAGCTTGGACCGTTTGCACCTACTTCTAAGACCTTTTGGCAGCCAGCGAGTGAGAG GGAAATATCCAATTTTGCAATGCTTGTTATGTTGGGGGACGGCAGGTGTTGTGTCAATAATGGGACCTGTTGTATTTGAATACGATCCTCAGTACAAAGACTGTTACTTAGATCTCGATAAAACTGAATacaag ATTTACTTCCATACGATCTTCGTTGTCGTCTTCATCATCCCAACGATGATCCTGTTGATCTGTTATTCTGTAATTGCCGTCATAATCTGTAGGGTGTCAAGGACAGACACAG GAATTGAATCAACTAAAATACCATCTTCCAATAGACGTCAATTATCGTTGCCTAGTTCAAGAAGAAATAGTCATTCCTCGGGTTCAGAACAAAGGGAACCAACGTTGTCGAAATCTCAGACGAAGACCATCAAGATGACTTTCCTGATAGTTGTAG CATATTTTTGTTGCTGGGCTCCATATATGATCGTCACCCTACTAGTTATTCATGGCCTAATATATATCTCAACTCCAGTCAACATTTTTATCAATGGTCTACTGCCTTTGAACTCAGTTGTTAATCCACTCATCTACGTAGCATTCAGTTCACGATTACTCAAGAAATTCAG gAAGAAAATAAACAGACGTCTTTGCACCACGAGAATGACATGA
- the LOC105320993 gene encoding mesotocin receptor, whose product MASDMEVMSTNDNGTYVEDNPYEMHTLVFDAFLLTLILAGNISVLVVIINDGQKSRMNVYIKNLAVADLLCGLFYIVPRIVVHVNNGQFYGGNTICKMQEYVGNVGILGSNTIVVALSLDRLYLVLRPLGSLAVRGRSAMMPCILCWVIAAIVSVTGPIVFEYNHEYKSCMPWLDGTELKIYFTTIFVVVFIIPTTILTVCYTVIAYIIWRVSKREGGIQLKENPSSGHQHSTLLNSRQSSHSSGSEQRDTTISKSQIKTIKMTFVIVIAFFCCWAPYMIVNLLIIFHILIIPYPVSIFINGLLPLNSVVNPLIYAAFSSRVFKRFRNKLTRRLSTTRTSRRTENWKM is encoded by the exons ATGGCATCTGACATGGAAGTTATGTCTACGAATGATAATGGGACATATGTAGAAGATAATCCTTATGAA ATGCATACGTTAGTCTTTGACGCGTTTCTTCTGACTTTGATTCTGGCTGGAAACATCTCAGTTCTAGTAGTCATTATCAATGACGGTCAAAAGTCAAGAATGAACGTGTACATAAAGAATTTGGCTGTTGCAG ATTTACTTTGCGGACTATTCTACATTGTCCCTCGTATCGTGGTGCACGTCAATAATGGACAGTTTTATGGAGGAAACACAATTTGTAAAATGCAAGAATATGTTGGG AATGTTGGTATTCTTGGTTCGAACACGATTGTGGTTGCCTTGAGCTTGGATCGTTTGTACCTGGTTCTCAGACCTTTGGGGAGTTTAGCAGTTAGAG GGAGAAGTGCAATGATGCCTTGTATCCTGTGCTGGGTGATTGCAGCTATTGTGTCTGTAACAGGTCCTATTGTTTTTGAATACAACCATGAATACAAATCATGCATGCCATGGCTCGACGGAACCGAATTAAAG ATTTACTTTACTACGATCTTCGTTGTCGTCTTCATCATCCCAACGACGATCCTGACAGTCTGTTATACGGTCATTGCCTACATTATCTGGAGGGTGTCAAAGAGAGAAG GTGGAatacaattaaaagaaaacccaTCTTCTGGCCATCAGCATTCTACTTTGCTGAATTCAAGACAAAGTAGTCACTCCTCCGGCTCTGAACAAAGAGATACAACAATTTCAAAATCACAGATAAAGACAATCAAGATGACGTTTGTGATAGTCATAG CTTTTTTCTGCTGCTGGGCACCCTATATGATAGTCAACCTACTCATCATATTCCACATTTTAATCATCCCATATCCGGTCAGCATATTCATCAATGGCCTCTTGCCTTTGAACTCGGTCGTTAATCCACTCATCTATGCAGCATTCAGTTCTCGTGTTTTCAAGCGATTCAG GAATAAATTGACAAGACGTCTGTCAACCACGAGAACATCCAGAAGAACCGAGAATTGGAAGATGTGA